CCTATTTATCTAGAGAAACGAATACATTCAAGTTTGAAGGTACAATCCCAAGGATTAAATTTACTAAAGCGGAATACTTAGAAGCTTATGGGGTGAAAAAATATAAGACCTCAAGAAATAAGAATGAATTTGGTGGTAAAGAAGCTCTAATAGCCCTTGAAGCTTTATATCATTTAGGCAACGAACCTTATTTAATAGTTGCCACAAGAAAACGTTGGAATAAAGGAGAAGAAGTTGTTGACCGTTATCAAACATTTTCCCCCATTTTACGTATCTGTGAAGGCTGGGAAGGACTAACTCCAAAAGAAAACAAAGCCCTGGATGAAGAACCTTTTCTTAATCTGGTTTCTAAAAAACATAAAGGGTTTATCATAGAACCATGCCCCATCATTGTAGATCAAATTGATTCCTATTTTGTTTTAAAGCCAGCAAACATGTACCAGGAAATAAAATTAAGATTTCCAAACGCATCAAAATTCACATATACATTCATAGACTGGATCGTCAGTACTGCAACAAGAAAGAAAATGAATAGCTCAGGGTTAAAAGAATGGCCTGATAAAATAGAAATAGGTTTTGAAAACCTATCTTACACATTAAGAATGAATCGATATATTACTTCCAGGAATTGGAAAAAAATAGAATCTGCAATCAATAGGTGTATTGAGATAGCTATAGAACTGAAATGGTTAAATAAACATGAAAGAATTCA
The genomic region above belongs to Chlamydia crocodili and contains:
- a CDS encoding virulence factor, whose translation is MVRSENQIIKSSLHLENQKFGRKPQLTEDQLELFSSVCTESKIEVIGLDLQPSHYHALSAIQKLLTATNYRGNLEGSYLSRETNTFKFEGTIPRIKFTKAEYLEAYGVKKYKTSRNKNEFGGKEALIALEALYHLGNEPYLIVATRKRWNKGEEVVDRYQTFSPILRICEGWEGLTPKENKALDEEPFLNLVSKKHKGFIIEPCPIIVDQIDSYFVLKPANMYQEIKLRFPNASKFTYTFIDWIVSTATRKKMNSSGLKEWPDKIEIGFENLSYTLRMNRYITSRNWKKIESAINRCIEIAIELKWLNKHERIQGKTISKKEVFYLNKNKFQQISTNKTIQNTTNNN